A single window of Liolophura sinensis isolate JHLJ2023 chromosome 6, CUHK_Ljap_v2, whole genome shotgun sequence DNA harbors:
- the LOC135466935 gene encoding ciliary microtubule inner protein 1-like, translating to MASPKAGDRPKTNLNVVHNEEIWKEHVRHETNSQLRIWPGRWGFLIHEYDKLDRILAMESPLSRASSTDKPDSLGFKLPPIPKVKALDPTDRYPLTTTQMIGWKSAKTGNMFDFYENAFDIKSRNKFALPKLTILDAV from the exons ATGGCTTCCCCCAAGGCAGGCGATCGCCCCAAAACAAACCTTAATGTGGTGCACAACGAGGAAATATG GAAAGAACATGTGCGCCATGAGACCAATTCCCAGTTGAGAATATGGCCGGGTCGGTGGGGGTTTCTCATTCACGAGTATGACAAG CTTGACAGAATACTGGCCATGGAATCCCCGCTGTCTCGAGCGTCATCTACCGACAAACCCGACAGCCTCGGTTTCAAGCTGCCCCCGATACCCAAAGTCAAAGCTCTCGATCCTACCGATCGGTACCCATTAACAACCACGCAGATGATTGGATGGAAGTCGGCAAAGACAGGCAACATGTTCGACTTTTACGAGAATGCATTTGACATAAAGTCTAGAAACAAGTTTGCCCTTCCTAAATTAACTATCTTGGACGCTGTCTAA
- the LOC135466936 gene encoding glutamate--cysteine ligase catalytic subunit-like — protein MPEFSEFQLETIPPRPYSGRLEDLGAVEDNMEERLGREMDDKLNGIKQIFQDVNTQSCHGNNGASCDSDHVTIGGISIATSCSGLQVTIQAKSLQEARYLHDQLAVLSPVLICLTVATPVAYGLVKQNDSRLGMLLQAQDDRTEEERKPVVDANGEVRHMLPRSGLVPWYLSDEGQHYNDLKLVYNAPVHHTCVRKGIDMGMAMHTAILFSHAFYAVKENEMMTQEKDSTQLFEVTMRTLMILMSDSKTSSAKYEEMSIDDIVNGSPMNPGLLSLVHQFLDTRILQTAVRQKVDSYLHMISQTASGERPTVARRIRELVLNHPEYKKDSKVTENIQYDIVKAHLLDRL, from the exons ACTCGGCCGTGAAATGGACGACAAACTTAATGGGATAAAGCAAA TATTCCAGGACGTAAACACCCAGAGTTGCCATGGAAATAATGGCGCTTCCTGTGACTCAGATCACGTAACCATAGGTGGTATTTCCATAGCAACGAGCTGTAGCGGTCTTCAGGTCACCATTCAGGCCAAGAGTTTACAGGAAGCCAGATATCTACACGATCAACTCGCTGTTCTCTCCCCAGTACTG atTTGCCTTACTGTCGCAACACCAGTGGCTTATGGACTTGTTAAACAAAACGATTCCCGGTTAGGGATGCTTTTGCAGGCACAGGATGACCGTACAGAAGAGGAGAGAAAGCCTGTG GTTGACGCGAATGGTGAAGTGAGACATATGTTGCCCCGATCTGGACTGGTCCCTTGGTACTTAAGCGATGAAGGCCAGCACTATAATGACCTTAAGTTGGTTTACAATGCACCAGTCCATCACACTTGCGTCAGAAAAG GGATTGACATGGGGATGGCGATGCAcactgccattttgttttctcatGCCTTCTATGCCGTGAAAGAAAATGAGATGATGACCCAAGAGAAAGACAGCACACAACTATTTGAGGTCACTATGAGAACTTTAATGATCCTCATGTCAG ACTCGAAAACATCTTCTGCCAAGTATGAGGAAATGTCTATTGACGACATTGTGAATGGGAGT ccAATGAACCCAGGTCTGCTGTCATTGGTCCACCAGTTTCTGGACACAAGAATACTTCAGACGGCTGTCAGACAGAAAGTTGATAGCTATCTGCACATGATATCTCAAACAGCTTCTG GAGAGCGTCCGACTGTAGCCCGGAGAATCCGAGAACTTGTCCTGAATCATCCAGAGTACAAAAAAGACTCGAAGGTGACAGAGAATATTCAGTATGATATTGTGAAGGCTCATTTGTTAGATAGATTGTAA